One window from the genome of Macaca fascicularis isolate 582-1 chromosome 7, T2T-MFA8v1.1 encodes:
- the SERPINA12 gene encoding serpin A12, which yields MNPTLGLAIFLAVLLTVKGLLKPSFSPRNYKALSQAQGWKERKTAKELTRQNMDFGFKLLKKLASNNPGRNIMLSPLSISTAFSLLCLGAQDSTLDEIKQGFNFRKIPEKDLHEGFHYIIHELNQKTQDLKVSIGNTLFIDRGLQPQRKFLEDAENFYGAETILTNFQNLKITQKQINDFISNKTYGKINNLIENIDPGTVMLLTNYIFFRARWQHEFDPNVTKEEDFFLEKNSSVKVPMMFHSGMYQVGYDDKLSCTILEIPYHKNITAIFLLPDEGKLKHLEKGLQVDTFSRWKTLLSRRVVDVSVPRLHMTGTFDLKKTLSYMGISKIFEEHGDLTKIAPCRNLKVSEAVHKAELKMDERGTEGAAGTGAQTLPMETPLVVKIDRPYLLLIYSQKIPSVLFLGKIVNPIGK from the exons ATGAACCCCACACTGGGCCTGGCTATTTTTCTGGCTGTTCTCCTCACTGTGAAAGGTCTTCTGAAGCCGAGCTTCTCACCAAGGAATTATAAAGCTTTGAGCCAGGCCCAAgggtggaaggaaaggaagacagcCAAGGAGCTTACAAGGCAGAACATGGATTTTGGCTTTAAGCTTCTCAAGAAGCTGGCCTCCAACAACCCTGGCAGGAATATCATGCTATCCCCCTTGAGTATCTCTACAGCTTTCTCCTTGCTGTGCCTGGGTGCCCAGGACAGCACCCTGGATGAGATCAAGCAGGGGTTCAACTTCAGAAAGATCCCAGAAAAAGATCTTCATGAGGGCTTCCATTACATCATCCACGAGCTGAACCAGAAGACCCAGGACCTCAAAGTGAGCATCGGGAACACGCTGTTCATTGACCGGGGGCTGCAGCCCCAGCGTAAGTTTTTGGAAGATGCCGAGAACTTTTACGGTGCAGAAACCATCCTTACCAACTTTCAGAATTTGAAAATTACTCAGAAGCAGATCAATGACTTTATCAGTAATAAAACCTATGGGAAAATTAACAACCTGATAGAGAATATAGACCCTGGCACTGTGATGCTTcttacaaattatattttcttccgAG CCAGGTGGCAACATGAGTTTGATCCAAATGTAACTAAAGAGGAAGATTTCTTTCTGGAGAAAAACAGTTCAGTCAAGGTGCCCATGATGTTCCATAGTGGCATGTACCAAGTTGGCTATGATGATAAGCTCTCTTGCACCATCCTGGAAATACCCTACCATAAAAATATCACAGCCATCTTCCTCCTTCCTGATGAGGGCAAGCTGAAGCACTTGGAGAAAGGCTTGCAGGTGGACACTTTCTCCAGATGGAAAACGTTACTGTCACGCAG GGTCGTAGATGTGTCTGTGCCCAGACTCCACATGACGGGCACCTTCGACCTGAAGAAGACTCTCTCCTACATGGGTATCTCCAAAATCTTTGAGGAGCATGGTGATCTCACCAAGATCGCCCCTTGTCGCAACCTGAAAGTCAGCGAG GCTGTGCACAAGGCTGAGCTGAAGATGGATGAGAGGGGTACGGAGGGGGCCGCTGGCACCGGAGCACAGACTCTGCCCATGGAGACACCACTCGTTGTCAAGATAGACAGACCCTATCTGCTGCTGATTTACAGCCAGAAAATACCTTCCGTGCTCTTCCTGGGAAAGATTGTTAACCCTATTGGAAAATAA